One Actinospica robiniae DSM 44927 genomic region harbors:
- a CDS encoding DUF948 domain-containing protein, whose product MSAGAVVGLIFAIFFAVGVVFLCVVLLRLAQVLKETKQLVAGISEKTSPLLTEITTTVVTTNQQLGKVDVITDNVSNISTNASALASTFSATVGGPMIKAAAFSYGVRSALANRRRADVEKRVKAEIKAARRTRKD is encoded by the coding sequence GTGTCGGCAGGTGCAGTCGTCGGACTGATTTTCGCGATCTTCTTCGCGGTCGGGGTGGTCTTCCTCTGCGTGGTCCTGCTGCGCCTGGCCCAGGTGCTCAAGGAGACCAAGCAGCTCGTGGCGGGCATCAGCGAGAAGACCTCGCCGCTGCTGACCGAGATCACCACCACCGTGGTCACGACGAACCAGCAGCTCGGCAAGGTGGACGTGATCACCGACAACGTCTCGAACATCTCCACCAACGCCTCCGCGCTCGCCTCCACCTTCTCGGCCACCGTGGGCGGTCCGATGATCAAGGCGGCGGCGTTCTCCTACGGCGTGCGCTCGGCCCTGGCCAACCGCCGCCGGGCGGACGTGGAGAAGCGGGTCAAGGCCGAGATCAAGGCCGCCCGCCGGACCCGGAAGGACTGA
- a CDS encoding GNAT family N-acetyltransferase, producing MPYQRITAVDFHVQHHARTLALRSLGHVRTGPFVARFNPEWASPMANYAIPDDHAEPSAADIRALIEVFRARERKPRLEFLPSCAPAVEPALRAAGFKVESRAPLMACPPGDLAAPKPVAGLELFEPRADDDLFGLVTVQHYAYGEPGRPDWPAIGGLRATYENGGIVVLGLFEGEPAGGGSCSVPIDGLTEVGGIAVAERFRRRGVGAAVAARLTELAFERGLRVPWLEPSGEISERVYAGIGYRAIGEKLNISLP from the coding sequence ATGCCATATCAAAGGATTACCGCAGTGGACTTCCACGTCCAGCACCATGCCCGCACCCTGGCTCTGCGCAGCCTGGGGCACGTGCGCACCGGGCCGTTCGTCGCCCGGTTCAATCCGGAGTGGGCCAGTCCGATGGCCAACTACGCCATCCCGGACGACCACGCCGAGCCCAGCGCCGCCGACATCCGCGCCCTGATCGAGGTCTTCCGCGCGCGCGAGCGCAAACCGCGGCTGGAGTTCCTGCCCAGCTGCGCGCCGGCGGTCGAGCCCGCGCTGCGGGCGGCCGGCTTCAAGGTGGAGAGCCGGGCGCCGCTGATGGCCTGCCCGCCCGGCGACCTGGCCGCGCCCAAGCCGGTGGCCGGCCTCGAGCTGTTCGAGCCGCGCGCCGACGATGACCTGTTCGGACTGGTGACCGTGCAGCACTACGCCTACGGCGAGCCGGGCCGACCGGACTGGCCGGCGATCGGCGGCCTGCGCGCCACGTACGAGAACGGCGGCATCGTCGTGCTCGGCTTGTTCGAGGGCGAGCCGGCCGGCGGCGGGTCCTGCTCGGTCCCGATCGACGGGCTGACCGAGGTGGGCGGCATAGCCGTGGCCGAGCGCTTCCGCCGCCGCGGCGTCGGCGCCGCCGTGGCCGCGCGGCTGACCGAGCTCGCCTTCGAGCGCGGGCTGCGGGTGCCCTGGCTCGAGCCGTCCGGGGAGATCAGCGAGCGCGTCTACGCGGGCATCGGGTACCGGGCCATAGGCGAGAAGCTGAACATCTCGCTTCCCTGA
- a CDS encoding MFS transporter, translating to MHLARYKSVLGLPGMKTFMLVALVARIPGTAWTTALTLSVVLDRHLSYAAAGAATAMFTVGLALGSPLLGRAIDRRGPRPVLLVTGVVSLLFWNLVPSLPYPALLGCAVFCGALQVPIMTLVRQSLAQRVPESVRRQAFSLDSMAVELSFMVGPAVAVLAITSLGEAVSTLRVVGFGIAAGAAVLYAYTARQDAAGGAAEAELEEAAEDAAKAHWLAPGFLLILAVCTACCVILSATDVAVVALLRGHGQIAWAGVVVIVWCAASLVGGFIHGAMPRPVPMPVLLLLLGALSVPIGLADNWWALCLLCIPGGLACAPTIASSVDAVSRAVPPSRRGQAMGMHAAALTVGSAIGAPLIGVVIDGAGPAWGMAAVGLLGCVVALAAMAVQRGRQAAAAPAPLVPASAAEAALERV from the coding sequence ATGCACTTGGCCCGTTACAAGTCCGTGCTCGGCCTGCCCGGCATGAAGACCTTCATGCTGGTCGCGCTGGTCGCCCGGATCCCCGGCACCGCGTGGACCACCGCGCTGACGCTGAGCGTCGTGCTCGACCGGCATCTGAGCTACGCCGCGGCCGGCGCGGCCACCGCGATGTTCACGGTCGGCCTGGCGCTGGGCTCGCCGCTGCTCGGGCGGGCCATCGACCGGCGCGGTCCGCGGCCGGTGCTGCTGGTGACGGGCGTGGTCTCGCTGCTGTTCTGGAACCTCGTGCCGTCGCTGCCCTACCCGGCGCTGCTCGGCTGCGCCGTGTTCTGCGGCGCGCTGCAGGTGCCGATCATGACGCTGGTGCGCCAGTCGCTGGCGCAGCGGGTGCCGGAGTCGGTGCGGCGCCAGGCGTTCTCGCTGGACTCGATGGCCGTGGAGCTCTCCTTCATGGTCGGCCCGGCGGTCGCGGTGCTGGCCATCACCTCGCTGGGCGAGGCCGTCTCGACGCTGCGCGTGGTCGGCTTCGGCATCGCCGCCGGCGCCGCCGTGCTCTACGCGTACACCGCCCGGCAGGACGCCGCCGGCGGCGCGGCCGAAGCGGAGCTGGAAGAAGCGGCCGAGGACGCGGCCAAGGCGCACTGGCTCGCGCCGGGCTTCCTGCTCATCCTGGCCGTGTGCACCGCCTGCTGCGTGATCCTGTCCGCGACGGACGTGGCCGTGGTGGCGCTGCTGCGGGGGCACGGGCAGATCGCCTGGGCCGGCGTCGTCGTCATCGTCTGGTGCGCGGCCTCGCTGGTGGGCGGCTTCATCCACGGTGCGATGCCGCGGCCGGTGCCGATGCCGGTGCTCCTGCTGCTGCTCGGCGCGCTCAGCGTGCCGATCGGCCTGGCCGACAACTGGTGGGCGCTGTGCCTGCTCTGCATCCCCGGCGGCCTGGCCTGCGCCCCGACCATCGCCTCGAGCGTGGACGCGGTCAGCCGGGCGGTGCCGCCGTCCCGGCGCGGCCAGGCGATGGGCATGCACGCCGCCGCCCTGACCGTGGGCAGCGCGATCGGCGCGCCGCTGATCGGCGTGGTCATCGACGGGGCCGGCCCGGCCTGGGGCATGGCCGCGGTCGGCCTGCTCGGCTGCGTGGTCGCGCTCGCCGCGATGGCGGTGCAGCGTGGGCGGCAGGCGGCCGCCGCGCCCGCGCCGCTCGTGCCGGCGAGCGCCGCCGAGGCCGCGCTCGAGCGGGTCTGA
- a CDS encoding Pr6Pr family membrane protein has product MKADRAVTARPKSHVVAGAGRTAFGCLALVALAVGYDRDLHVGDAVNFFFYFTDLSNLFGAAVLLIGGRALLQGRSGVPDLVRGAAVLYLVITGLVYWTLLAGQATAATITWQNDIVHGVMPCILVLDWLLLPPTARLRHAVATRWLVFPLVYLAVSLVRGPIVTWWPYDFLDPREPGGYLHVTTWSLIVLIVFVVFMLLTVLTGNQLGSRRSPSPDPLSSTDSAEDGSSPEPNSDRNFTTRSA; this is encoded by the coding sequence ATGAAAGCTGACCGAGCGGTAACCGCCCGTCCGAAGAGCCACGTCGTCGCAGGCGCGGGACGCACGGCGTTCGGCTGCCTCGCGCTGGTGGCGCTGGCCGTCGGCTACGACCGGGACCTCCACGTCGGCGACGCCGTGAACTTCTTCTTCTACTTCACGGACCTGTCGAACCTGTTCGGCGCGGCCGTGCTGCTGATCGGCGGGCGGGCGCTGCTGCAGGGCCGGTCGGGCGTGCCGGACCTGGTTCGGGGCGCTGCGGTGCTCTACCTCGTCATCACCGGCCTCGTGTACTGGACGCTGCTGGCCGGGCAGGCCACCGCCGCCACGATCACGTGGCAGAACGACATCGTGCATGGCGTGATGCCCTGCATCCTCGTGCTCGACTGGCTGCTTCTTCCCCCGACGGCACGCCTGCGCCACGCCGTGGCGACCCGCTGGCTCGTCTTCCCACTGGTGTACCTGGCCGTGTCGCTCGTGCGCGGCCCGATCGTCACCTGGTGGCCCTACGACTTCCTGGACCCGCGCGAGCCCGGCGGCTACCTGCACGTGACGACGTGGTCGCTGATCGTGCTGATCGTGTTCGTGGTCTTCATGCTGCTGACCGTACTGACGGGCAATCAGCTCGGCTCGCGGCGCTCGCCTTCGCCCGACCCCTTGAGCTCGACGGATTCCGCCGAGGACGGCTCCTCGCCCGAGCCCAACAGCGACCGCAACTTCACCACCCGGTCCGCGTAA
- a CDS encoding replication-associated recombination protein A, whose amino-acid sequence MPAESLFDFVNREHEESRAPLAARMRPRTLDEVVGQGKLLKPGSPLRRLVDATSQSRAVPASVILWGPPGTGKTTLAHVVARSTDRHFLELSAITAGVKEVRAALDEARTQLAGYGRETVLFLDEIHRFSKAQQDSLLPAVENRTVTLIAATTENPYFSVISPLMSRSLLLTLEQLGEEDISDLIDRALVEQRGLAGTVTLAEDARAHLLRLAGGDARRALTALEAGAGAAKDSGSDEITVAVLEQAVDRAAVRYDRDGDQHYDVASALIKSIRGSDVDAALHYLARMVEAGEDPRFIARRLVISASEDIGLADPSALQTAVAAMQAVSFIGWPEARISLAQATIALAAAPKSNAAYLAIDAALADVRAGLAGPVPAHLRDSHYQGAGKLGHGQGYVYPHDLPNAVAAQQYAPDAVHGKRYYNPTRHGLEERYADRVVKLRSLLGSGEEPSSAESVELKGSGEGERREPS is encoded by the coding sequence ATGCCCGCTGAGAGCCTTTTCGACTTCGTGAACCGCGAGCACGAGGAGTCGCGCGCCCCGCTCGCGGCCCGGATGCGCCCGCGCACCCTGGACGAGGTGGTCGGCCAGGGCAAGCTGCTGAAGCCGGGCTCGCCGCTGCGGCGCCTGGTCGACGCGACCTCGCAGTCCCGGGCGGTGCCCGCCTCGGTCATCCTGTGGGGTCCGCCCGGCACCGGCAAGACCACGCTGGCGCACGTGGTCGCCCGCAGCACGGACCGGCACTTCCTGGAGCTGTCCGCGATCACGGCCGGGGTCAAGGAGGTGCGCGCGGCGCTGGACGAGGCGCGCACCCAGCTGGCCGGGTACGGGCGCGAGACGGTGCTGTTCCTGGACGAGATCCACCGCTTCTCCAAGGCGCAGCAGGACTCGCTGCTGCCCGCGGTGGAGAACCGCACGGTCACCCTGATCGCGGCGACCACGGAGAACCCGTACTTCTCGGTGATCTCCCCGCTGATGTCCCGCTCGCTGCTGCTCACGCTCGAGCAGCTGGGCGAGGAGGACATCAGCGACCTGATCGACCGCGCGCTGGTCGAGCAGCGCGGCCTGGCCGGCACGGTGACGCTGGCCGAGGACGCGCGGGCGCACCTGCTTCGGCTGGCCGGTGGCGACGCCCGGCGCGCGCTGACGGCGCTGGAGGCGGGCGCGGGAGCGGCGAAGGACAGCGGCTCGGACGAGATCACCGTGGCCGTCCTGGAGCAGGCGGTGGACCGCGCCGCGGTGCGTTACGACCGGGACGGCGACCAGCACTACGACGTGGCCTCGGCGCTGATCAAGTCGATCCGCGGCTCGGACGTGGACGCCGCGCTGCACTATCTGGCGCGCATGGTCGAGGCGGGGGAGGACCCTCGCTTCATCGCCCGGCGGCTGGTCATCTCGGCCAGCGAGGACATCGGGCTGGCCGATCCGTCGGCGCTGCAGACCGCGGTCGCGGCGATGCAGGCGGTGTCCTTCATCGGCTGGCCGGAGGCCCGGATCTCGCTGGCGCAGGCGACGATCGCGCTGGCCGCGGCGCCGAAGTCGAACGCGGCGTACCTGGCCATCGACGCGGCGTTGGCGGACGTGCGCGCGGGCCTGGCAGGCCCGGTGCCGGCGCATCTGCGCGACAGCCACTACCAGGGCGCGGGAAAGCTCGGGCACGGCCAGGGCTACGTGTATCCGCACGACCTGCCGAACGCGGTGGCCGCGCAGCAGTACGCGCCGGACGCCGTGCACGGGAAGCGGTACTACAACCCGACCCGGCACGGCTTGGAGGAGCGTTACGCGGACCGGGTGGTGAAGTTGCGGTCGCTGTTGGGCTCGGGCGAGGAGCCGTCCTCGGCGGAATCCGTCGAGCTCAAGGGGTCGGGCGAAGGCGAGCGCCGCGAGCCGAGCTGA
- a CDS encoding GNAT family N-acetyltransferase codes for MHGIETVTRFDSYRQLPAEVLDDALLRLETDPGILHGAWTTPGGYAFASIDSYGGDPCWLNVVADPAVALALVEAAMADLGDACFGITVPRGVDVSRWVVADPGHGSWDLMRCDEPPAAQPGEDRVRVLTDLAAVQAFLDRVNPSHSVRADHAEVERWMGVADEASGELLALGAFTRRVSGVAYLASIATDAQARGQGLGAAVTAVLTRHAFASGDVLCTLAHYHPNEPARRLYLRLGYRTTHQNLSNPLPRPAAPADGTPA; via the coding sequence GTGCACGGTATAGAGACGGTCACCCGGTTCGACTCCTACCGGCAGCTGCCCGCCGAGGTGCTCGACGACGCGCTGCTGCGGCTCGAGACCGACCCCGGCATCCTGCACGGCGCGTGGACCACTCCCGGCGGCTACGCATTCGCCTCGATCGACTCCTACGGCGGCGACCCGTGCTGGCTCAACGTCGTGGCCGATCCGGCCGTCGCGCTCGCCCTGGTCGAGGCCGCGATGGCCGACCTCGGCGACGCCTGCTTCGGGATCACCGTGCCGCGCGGCGTCGACGTCAGCCGCTGGGTGGTCGCCGATCCCGGCCACGGCTCGTGGGACCTGATGCGCTGCGACGAGCCGCCGGCCGCCCAGCCCGGCGAGGACCGCGTCCGCGTGCTGACGGATCTCGCCGCGGTGCAGGCCTTCCTGGACCGGGTCAACCCGAGCCACTCGGTGCGCGCCGACCACGCCGAGGTCGAGCGGTGGATGGGCGTGGCCGACGAGGCGAGCGGCGAGTTGCTCGCGCTCGGGGCTTTCACCCGCCGCGTGTCCGGCGTCGCCTATCTCGCCTCCATCGCCACCGACGCCCAAGCCCGCGGCCAAGGACTCGGCGCGGCGGTGACCGCTGTACTCACCCGGCACGCGTTCGCGTCGGGGGATGTTCTGTGCACCCTCGCGCACTACCACCCCAACGAGCCGGCCCGGCGGCTCTACCTGCGGCTCGGCTACCGGACGACCCATCAGAACCTGTCCAATCCGCTGCCCCGGCCGGCCGCGCCCGCCGACGGAACCCCGGCATAG
- the murA gene encoding UDP-N-acetylglucosamine 1-carboxyvinyltransferase: MTRAWKIEPTGPLRGDVTVRGSKNAVTKHMVAAILGHGASRIGNAPRVGDVEITASMLRSLGCSVERDADTLIVERGEQPASAVPQTFTGRNRIPVLLLGPLLNLTGEAFVPLVGGDRIGPRPLDFHISALAAMGAQISVDDTGIHATAKRLQGTKVKLPYPSVGATESIMLSAVLAEGRTVISNAAVEPEIMELALFLQRMGAGIQLQPDRRILIEGVEKLHGADTRLSGDRLEAFSYLVAGLLTGGQVRVHGCAQERLVTAIETLRKMGTRFDIGEEYISASAPDGLRSAAVHTDTHPGFATDWQQPLLVLMSQARGLSVLHETVFENRFVYVKALQQLGCEIELFPMCLGGNACRFHDTNHLHSAVVHGPSKLVGAQVHVPDVRTGFSSVIAASIADGPSVLMDVESLERGYDEPLKRLQSLGMAITVDEAFEETAD; encoded by the coding sequence ATGACCAGAGCGTGGAAGATCGAACCCACCGGCCCGTTGCGCGGGGACGTCACCGTGCGCGGGTCGAAGAACGCCGTCACCAAGCACATGGTCGCCGCGATCCTCGGCCACGGCGCGAGCCGGATCGGCAACGCCCCCCGGGTCGGCGACGTAGAGATCACCGCGTCGATGCTGCGCTCGCTCGGCTGCTCGGTCGAGCGCGACGCCGACACCCTGATCGTCGAACGCGGCGAGCAGCCCGCCTCGGCCGTGCCGCAGACCTTCACCGGCCGCAACCGGATCCCGGTGCTGCTGCTCGGCCCGCTGCTCAACCTCACCGGCGAGGCCTTCGTGCCGCTGGTCGGCGGGGACCGGATCGGCCCGCGCCCACTCGACTTCCACATCAGCGCCCTGGCCGCCATGGGCGCCCAGATCAGCGTGGACGACACGGGCATCCACGCCACGGCCAAGCGGCTGCAGGGCACGAAGGTGAAGCTGCCCTACCCGAGCGTCGGGGCCACCGAGTCGATCATGCTCTCGGCGGTGCTGGCCGAGGGCCGCACGGTGATCTCGAACGCCGCGGTGGAGCCGGAGATCATGGAGCTCGCGCTGTTCCTGCAGCGGATGGGCGCCGGCATCCAGCTCCAGCCGGACCGGCGCATCCTGATCGAGGGCGTGGAGAAGCTGCACGGCGCCGACACCCGGCTCTCCGGCGACCGGCTCGAGGCGTTCAGCTACCTGGTGGCCGGCCTGCTCACCGGCGGCCAGGTGCGCGTGCACGGCTGCGCCCAGGAGCGGCTGGTGACCGCGATCGAGACGCTGCGCAAGATGGGCACCCGGTTCGACATCGGCGAGGAGTACATCAGCGCCTCCGCCCCCGACGGCCTGCGCTCGGCCGCCGTGCACACCGACACCCACCCCGGCTTCGCCACCGACTGGCAGCAGCCGCTGCTGGTGCTGATGAGCCAGGCCCGCGGCCTGTCCGTGCTGCACGAGACGGTGTTCGAGAACAGATTCGTCTATGTCAAGGCGCTGCAGCAGCTCGGCTGCGAGATCGAGCTGTTCCCGATGTGCCTGGGCGGCAACGCCTGCCGCTTCCACGACACCAACCACCTGCACTCCGCCGTCGTGCACGGCCCGTCCAAGCTGGTCGGCGCGCAGGTGCACGTGCCCGACGTGCGCACCGGCTTCTCCTCGGTCATCGCCGCCTCCATCGCCGACGGCCCCTCGGTGCTGATGGACGTCGAGTCGCTCGAGCGCGGCTACGACGAGCCGCTCAAGCGGCTGCAGTCGCTCGGCATGGCCATAACCGTGGACGAGGCGTTCGAGGAGACGGCGGACTGA
- a CDS encoding HipA family kinase, with protein sequence MLQQVTATRYVTPLREGGSLPGIVEADDLGTYVVKFRGAGQGSAALVSEIVVGELGRRLGVRVPDLVLISLDAEIGKREPDQEVQELLLASVGVNLGMDFLPGSIGYDGIHWQPPAEEAARIFWLDALTGNVDRTWANPNMLIWHRKLWAIDHGAALVFQHSWPAVSAWAARRYDLSKHVLGGLVAGIGHGPLKALDAELADAITPELIDEVLALVPDEFLLRLNSAPEDAEAASLRERYADYLLARRASDRAWWPESAA encoded by the coding sequence GTGCTGCAACAGGTCACCGCCACCCGCTACGTCACGCCGCTGCGCGAGGGCGGCTCCCTGCCCGGGATCGTCGAGGCCGACGATCTGGGCACGTACGTGGTCAAGTTCCGCGGCGCCGGCCAGGGCAGCGCGGCGCTGGTCTCCGAGATCGTGGTCGGCGAGCTCGGCCGGCGGCTCGGGGTGCGGGTGCCGGACCTCGTGCTGATCTCGCTGGACGCGGAGATCGGCAAGCGCGAACCGGACCAGGAAGTGCAGGAGCTGCTGCTCGCGAGCGTCGGGGTGAACCTCGGCATGGACTTCTTGCCGGGCTCGATCGGCTACGACGGGATCCACTGGCAGCCGCCGGCCGAGGAGGCCGCGCGGATCTTCTGGCTGGACGCGCTCACCGGCAACGTCGACCGGACCTGGGCCAATCCCAATATGCTGATCTGGCATCGGAAGCTGTGGGCCATCGACCACGGCGCCGCGCTGGTGTTCCAGCACTCGTGGCCGGCCGTCTCGGCCTGGGCGGCACGGCGCTACGACCTGTCCAAGCACGTGCTCGGCGGCCTTGTCGCCGGGATCGGGCACGGCCCGCTCAAGGCGCTCGACGCCGAGCTCGCCGACGCGATAACGCCGGAACTGATCGACGAGGTGCTCGCCCTGGTGCCGGACGAGTTCCTGTTGCGGCTCAACTCCGCCCCGGAGGACGCCGAGGCGGCTTCGCTCCGGGAGCGTTACGCCGATTATCTGCTCGCGCGGCGGGCTTCCGACCGCGCCTGGTGGCCGGAGAGTGCGGCATGA
- a CDS encoding DUF3037 domain-containing protein, protein MTRTQTGLLGYDCVVLRAVPRPDRGEQVNVGAVLYCQEADFLAAAVHVDADRLRALDPAVDVELLTAALDGIRDVCAGAPCAGDAGTANLRTRFGWLSAPRSTVLQPGPIHGGLTADPTAELERLMDRMVR, encoded by the coding sequence ATGACGCGAACGCAGACCGGTTTGCTCGGCTACGACTGCGTCGTGCTGCGCGCCGTGCCCCGCCCCGACCGCGGCGAGCAGGTGAACGTCGGCGCGGTGCTCTACTGCCAAGAAGCCGACTTCCTCGCCGCCGCCGTGCACGTCGACGCCGATCGGCTGCGCGCCCTCGATCCGGCCGTCGACGTGGAGCTGCTCACCGCCGCCCTCGACGGCATCCGCGACGTGTGCGCCGGCGCTCCCTGTGCCGGCGACGCCGGGACGGCGAACCTGCGGACCCGGTTCGGCTGGCTCAGCGCTCCGCGCAGCACGGTGCTGCAGCCGGGGCCGATCCACGGCGGGCTGACCGCCGATCCGACCGCGGAGCTCGAACGGCTGATGGACCGTATGGTGCGATGA
- a CDS encoding glycoside hydrolase family 53 protein yields the protein MTNTKQPRVRIRRWCAAAVALGLAASPTLAEAQQGHGVSQGSGTVANPGFDLDGTGTATPSGWTTTGTAGASFTEATGYGYDGDGYQLTHWSSAAYNVDTWQRVTGLPNGDYTLGVWVKSGGGDSANYVELQSGPNENRTDVPVISDGSWLRIVTSVRVVGHQAVIHLVSHSAANDWTNYGLVTLTAGYASLPIRGGDVSSLVRGEQDGGVYYTASGRQENALDILGDAGMNYARLRVWVNPVDGFDDEQQLLAGAKQAKAHHMKIFLDFHYSDTWTDPGHQSVPAAWADDSLSGLESDLYTYSAKVVHDLVAQGTPPDMVQTGNEVNGGFLWPTGLDYGSDSSWTTFGALLKSAIAGVKSADPKTKIALHIANAADEGGVQWFYDNAIAQGVPFDVIALSYYSYWHGYLDELQTTLDDTATRYGKPIILAETAYPWTLESGDPTAALSFSTASELETGYPATPAGQEAMFRDTLSIVQAVPNGLGLGAFYWEPTWTVVQGNGWDPTDPSAGDGWENQAMFDYSDTALPVISDYAPR from the coding sequence GTGACGAACACGAAGCAGCCTCGGGTGCGGATACGAAGATGGTGTGCGGCCGCCGTGGCGCTGGGCCTGGCCGCCTCGCCGACGCTCGCCGAGGCCCAGCAGGGGCACGGGGTGTCGCAGGGTTCGGGCACGGTGGCCAATCCGGGCTTCGACCTCGACGGCACCGGCACCGCGACGCCGTCCGGCTGGACCACCACGGGCACCGCCGGAGCCTCGTTCACCGAGGCGACCGGCTACGGCTACGACGGTGACGGCTATCAGCTCACGCACTGGTCGTCAGCGGCCTACAACGTGGACACCTGGCAGCGGGTGACGGGTCTGCCGAACGGCGACTACACCCTCGGCGTGTGGGTCAAGTCCGGCGGCGGCGACAGCGCGAACTACGTCGAGCTGCAGTCCGGCCCGAACGAGAACCGCACCGACGTGCCGGTGATCTCGGACGGCAGCTGGCTGCGGATCGTCACGTCGGTGCGCGTGGTCGGGCACCAGGCGGTCATCCACCTCGTCTCGCACAGCGCGGCGAACGACTGGACCAACTACGGCCTGGTGACGCTGACTGCCGGCTACGCCTCGCTGCCGATCCGCGGCGGCGACGTCTCCAGCCTGGTGCGCGGCGAGCAGGACGGCGGCGTGTACTACACCGCCTCGGGCAGGCAGGAGAACGCCCTCGACATCCTCGGTGACGCCGGCATGAACTACGCCCGGCTGCGCGTCTGGGTCAACCCGGTCGACGGCTTCGACGACGAGCAGCAGCTGCTCGCGGGCGCCAAGCAGGCCAAGGCGCACCATATGAAGATCTTCCTGGACTTCCACTACTCCGACACGTGGACCGACCCCGGCCACCAGAGCGTCCCGGCCGCCTGGGCGGACGACTCGCTCAGCGGGCTCGAGTCGGATCTGTACACGTACTCGGCGAAGGTCGTGCACGACCTGGTGGCCCAGGGCACCCCGCCGGACATGGTCCAGACCGGCAACGAGGTCAACGGCGGCTTCCTCTGGCCGACCGGGCTGGACTACGGCTCGGACAGCTCCTGGACCACCTTCGGCGCGCTGCTCAAGTCCGCCATCGCCGGGGTCAAGAGCGCCGACCCGAAGACGAAGATCGCCCTGCACATCGCCAACGCGGCGGATGAGGGCGGCGTGCAGTGGTTCTATGACAACGCGATCGCGCAGGGCGTGCCCTTCGATGTCATCGCATTGTCGTACTACTCGTACTGGCATGGTTACCTCGACGAGCTGCAGACCACGCTCGACGACACGGCCACCCGCTACGGCAAGCCGATCATCCTCGCCGAGACCGCCTACCCGTGGACGCTGGAGAGCGGCGACCCGACCGCGGCGCTGAGCTTCAGCACCGCGAGCGAGCTGGAGACCGGCTACCCGGCCACCCCGGCCGGCCAGGAGGCGATGTTCCGCGACACGCTCAGCATCGTCCAGGCCGTGCCGAACGGGCTGGGCCTCGGCGCCTTCTACTGGGAGCCGACCTGGACCGTGGTGCAGGGCAACGGCTGGGACCCGACCGACCCGAGCGCGGGTGACGGCTGGGAGAACCAGGCGATGTTCGACTACAGCGACACCGCTCTGCCGGTGATCTCGGACTACGCGCCGCGCTAG
- the sigJ gene encoding RNA polymerase sigma factor SigJ, giving the protein MAEVEEFERHRRYLGAVAYRLLGSVADAEDAVQEAWLRWSEVDGSAVQNPRAYLTTVVSRLCYDQLGSARARREAYYGEWLPEPLIDDQLTPHDQAERGEEVSLAMMAVLERLSPAERAAFVLHDVFGVDFPQIALTLERTEAAVRQLASRARKQVKDRSPRPAVDRGAHRDAVRAFADAIGKGDIIGLMKVLDPDVVWHSDGGGIVRAGVRPILGADRVSRMVLGLMERYWEPGSVIEFVDVNGEPGMALFTPDDAPLGVVGFGVVDGLITETYVVVNPEKLTHVRRAAAA; this is encoded by the coding sequence GTGGCGGAAGTCGAAGAGTTCGAACGGCACCGGCGCTACCTCGGCGCGGTGGCCTACCGGCTGCTCGGATCGGTGGCCGACGCGGAGGACGCGGTCCAGGAAGCCTGGCTGCGCTGGAGCGAGGTGGACGGGTCCGCGGTGCAGAACCCGCGCGCCTATCTGACCACCGTCGTCAGCCGGCTCTGTTACGACCAGCTCGGCTCCGCCCGCGCCCGCCGGGAGGCGTACTACGGCGAATGGCTGCCCGAGCCGCTGATCGACGACCAGCTCACCCCGCACGACCAGGCCGAGCGCGGCGAAGAGGTCTCGCTGGCGATGATGGCGGTGCTCGAGCGCCTCAGCCCGGCCGAGCGCGCCGCCTTCGTGCTGCACGACGTCTTCGGCGTCGACTTCCCGCAGATCGCGCTGACCCTCGAGCGCACCGAGGCGGCCGTGCGCCAGCTCGCCTCCCGCGCCCGCAAGCAGGTCAAGGACCGCTCCCCCCGCCCCGCCGTGGACCGCGGCGCGCACCGCGACGCCGTGCGCGCCTTCGCCGACGCGATCGGCAAGGGCGACATCATCGGCCTGATGAAGGTGCTCGACCCCGACGTGGTCTGGCACTCGGACGGCGGCGGCATCGTCCGCGCCGGCGTGCGCCCGATCCTGGGCGCGGACCGGGTCTCGCGGATGGTGCTCGGGCTGATGGAGCGGTACTGGGAGCCCGGCAGCGTCATCGAGTTCGTCGACGTCAACGGCGAGCCGGGGATGGCCCTGTTCACCCCGGACGACGCGCCGCTCGGCGTGGTCGGGTTCGGCGTGGTCGACGGGCTGATCACGGAGACGTACGTGGTGGTCAACCCGGAGAAGCTCACGCACGTCAGACGGGCCGCCGCGGCGTGA